A region of Amyelois transitella isolate CPQ chromosome 19, ilAmyTran1.1, whole genome shotgun sequence DNA encodes the following proteins:
- the LOC106136420 gene encoding nose resistant to fluoxetine protein 6, with translation MGNFKYMFSCVVLHLLLLKCCSGVIYRLNETQYESMPPLFAMDHYEACLHDLDGMYCVADFDLYAVGHSDLMKLIQEYSAHTLKHYNHTQIHRGICVTRTCKQHIEKNTTNETADLSRVLEGCLNESIWLNYKIQARLNNIKYCDKANETMSLDVYDMVMVVVYFIIIILNLAGSLYDVAFSKKPGRGNPYLLAFSIRRNWAKLVEPGGTGSEPRLDRLKTFYGLRTLTMICVFFSHTVLIMSHSYIDDPLYIERSPDEPLKQLLFNGSLVTHTFFVMSSFLLAYNFQLYSEKTKITWVQVPKGILLRWLRLTPTFGLVVFTISTLMRHAGSGPLWQLVVGSEAAACRQYWWAHLLYINNYIYDDAYCMPQTWYLAADTQMFCIGIIVCFIARTPRVQKIIMPILMMVSVGIVGTHTYFQDLDPVVLQAPEKYRNLYENDDTFRLLYIRGHTNLSTYSLGLAGGFYLYYLQQEKKDWNKYKIYRWAFWLMAPLAVGIILSGGIFYTDEDTIPEAWKVLYAMFYKPAFQVLVVTLIIGTALKFEKIYRGILEWRGFRWTGRVSYSAFLLHTVFQRGLIGIQTTPIHMTDYFVVTVLMATIIMSFLGSAVLWLLFESPISALIKAVMRPQKNQDQNQNV, from the exons ATGggtaattttaagtatatgtTTAGCTGTGTTGTGCTtcacttattattattgaaatgttGTTCCGGTGTCATTTATAGATTAAATG AAACACAATATGAGTCAATGCCGCCTCTGTTCGCGATGGACCACTACGAGGCTTGTCTCCATGACCTGGACGGTATGTACTGTGTAGCTGACTTCGATTTGTATGCTGTTGGTCACTCCGACCTTATGAAGCTTATACAG gAATATTCTGCTCACACACTAAAGCACTACAATCACACACAAATCCACAGAGGGATTTGTGTCACAAGAACTTGCAAACAACATATAGAGAAAAACACAACAAATGAGACAGCGGACCTAAGTCGCGTCCTTGAGGGGTGCCTTAACGAATCCATATGGTTGAACTACAAAATCCAAGCAAGACtgaataacattaaatactGTGATAAAGCGAATGAAACTATGAGTTTGGATGTGTATGATATGGTCATGGTTgtggtttattttataataataattcttaatCTAGCCGGAAGCCTGTATGATGTCGCGTTCTCCAAGAAACCGGGAAGAG GAAATCCCTATTTACTAGCGTTCTCCATTCGTCGCAATTGGGCCAAACTGGTGGAGCCCGGGGGAACGGGCTCAGAGCCAAGACTGGATCGGTTGAAGACATTTTATGGACTAAG GACACTGACGATGATCTGCGTGTTTTTTTCACACACCGTGCTTATAATGTCTCATTCGTACATCGACGACCCTCTTTACATTGAAAGG TCTCCCGACGAACCTCTCAAACAGCTTCTCTTCAACGGGAGCTTGGTGACTCACACGTTCTTCGTCATGTCCAGCTTCCTCCTCGCCTACAACTTCCAGTTGTACTCGGAGAAGACTAAAATCACATGGGTCCAGGTCCCCAAGGGCATACTTCTCAGGTGGCTTCG GTTAACCCCAACATTTGGCCTGGTGGTGTTCACCATATCGACCCTCATGCGTCACGCCGGCAGCGGCCCCCTCTGGCAGCTGGTGGTGGGCAGCGAGGCGGCCGCCTGCAGGCAGTACTGGTGGGCGCACCTGCTGTACATCAACAACTATATCTACGATGATGCGTACTGTATGCCGCAGACGTG GTACCTGGCTGCAGACACCCAGATGTTTTGCATCGGCATCATCGTCTGCTTCATCGCGCGCACTCCTCGCGTCCAGAAGATCATCATGCCAATCCTGATGATGGTGTCAGTTGGTATCGTGGGGACTCACACGTACTTCCAAGACTTGGATCCTGTGGTGCTGCAGGCGCCTGA AAAGTACCGCAACCTCTACGAGAATGATGACACCTTTCGTCTGCTGTACATCCGGGGTCACACCAACTTGTCCACCTACTCCCTGGGCCTGGCCGGTGGCTTCTACCTGTATTACCTGCAGCAGGAGAAGAAAGACTGGAACAAATACAAA aTTTACCGATGGGCCTTTTGGTTGATGGCTCCTCTCGCGGTAGGCATCATCCTCTCTGGGGGTATCTTCTACACGGACGAAGACACCATCCCCGAGGCCTGGAAGGTTCTGTATGCCATGTTCTACAAGCCAGCGTTCCAGGTGCTCGTAGTAACGCTTATCATTGGGACAGCGCTTAAATTCGAGA AAATATACCGGGGTATTTTAGAATGGCGCGGGTTCAGATGGACCGGCCGCGTGAGCTACAGCGCGTTTTTGTTGCACACGGTTTTCCAAAGGGGTCTCATCGGTATACAAACTACTCCTATACATATGACAGACTATTTTGTG GTAACAGTGCTGATGGCAACAATCATCATGTCATTCCTGGGATCAGCTGTCCTCTGGCTGTTATTCGAGTCTCCGATATCAGCGCTCATCAAGGCTGTAATGCGACCACAGAAAAATCAGGACCAAAATCAGAATGtctga
- the LOC106136421 gene encoding uncharacterized protein LOC106136421 has protein sequence MADAEATLTTLLREIADEQQYKNYDLQLKAFNTGGANYTSVLFYITVSAPGKEDLKLFAKVASVGEKFRSMGYVDRMYVSEQEFYNAVMKVWNGLQEKYDIADIDRYVFPKFYGGNPEFGKETVVLENLIAQGYNTYNRFKGVDWEYAAKAIEILAKFHALSFIHQKANPDEYEKIAEKLKFESPPDDEAISELWAKMIEQPIQVLDEEGQKKVRNFFNGVNLRDLYLKYNTPRKHKILIHGDYRPSNLLHKEHNGHLFVIPVDYQTVHTGCPVIDLIYFISLATDVGFRAWHWDRLLAHYYDQLSLALTRFKMDPTEVYPKEEFDEDLKEMFPYALLVGVMVLPVVTVESENAPQMSDDTDIDAFVLKPNEIFADRFAGLVRDLIKRDII, from the exons ATGGCGGACGCCGAAGCCACGCTCACGACACTCCTCCGAGAAATAGCCGACgaacaacaatacaaaaactaCGACCTGCAACTGAAAGCGTTCAACACTGGAGGCGCAAACTACACTTCAGTGCTTTTCTACATCACAGTATCTGCACCAGGGAAAGAGGATTTGAAACTGTTCGCTAAAGTCGCGAGCGTCGGTGAGAAGTTCCGATCTATGGGCTACGTGGACCGAATGTATGTCTCCGAGcaagaattttataatgcCGTCATGAAAGTTTGGAACGGACTGCAAGAGAAATATGACATAGCAGACATAGATAGATACGTGTTTCCGAAATTCTACGGGGGCAACCCTGAATTCGGGAAGGAGACAGTGGTTTTGGAGAACCTGATAGCTCAGGGGTATAATACGTATAACAGATTCAAGGGTGTGGATTGGGAGTATGCAGCGAAAGCTATTGAGATCCTCGCGAAGTTCCACGCGTTATCGTTCATCCATCAGAAAGCGAATCCTGATGAATACGAGAAGATCGCGGAGAAACTGAAGTTTGAGTCGCCTCCTGACGATGAGGCTATTTCGGAATTATGGGCGAAGATGATCGAACAACCGATACAAGTTTTAGACGAAGAGGGACAGAAGAAAGTGCGCAATTTCTTCAATGGTGTCAACCTGAGGGATTTGTACCTGAAATATAACACGCCAAGAAAACATAAGATCTTGATCCATGGCGACTATAGGCCGAGCAATCTGTTGCATAAAGAGCat aATGGTCACCTCTTCGTCATACCCGTGGACTATCAGACAGTCCACACTGGATGCCCGGTCATAGACCTCATCTACTTCATCTCCCTGGCCACGGACGTGGGCTTCCGAGCTTGGCACTGGGATCGGCTGCTCGCCCACTACTACGACCAGCTCAGCTTGGCACTGACCAGGTTTAAGATGGACCCCACTGAGGTTTACCCCAAGGAAGAGTTCGATGAAGACTTGAAAGAG atGTTCCCCTACGCCCTCCTGGTCGGCGTGATGGTGCTTCCCGTGGTGACAGTGGAGTCCGAGAACGCCCCTCAGATGTCGGATGACACGGACATAGACGCGTTCGTCTTGAAGCCGAACGAAATATTCGCAGACAGGTTCGCGGGTCTCGTCAGGGACCTGATTAAACGGgacattatttga
- the LOC106136449 gene encoding uncharacterized protein LOC106136449, with protein sequence MQIVKVIKGNGISKTNFSSFGQYYNDYTIMDTVKVRGLLADIANEQNYEDYSIEITPISSGGANYTSVLFTAKISAPNKQDLELFGKVASINAQMREETPILFYDIERFAYTELAKIYENIERKHGIPKEDRLVLSKYYGSSAVTYEETIVFENLSAKGFTVHDRMKSVDWQYASKAIEVLAKFHALSMCYAEEYPESFKKHQNKFSLDSMCTAYSKGLEMFLPFSTAVVKDENKERYKRFFDNVDLKQLFQPVGKPVFVHGDYRPSNLMHRNNEDSSLDLIPVDLQTLLPGSGVLDLFYFIFTATDGAFRKQYYNNLIDHYYATLSRMLRAYGLNPDKAYSREDFDNELKERIHFGLVATALTLPLVTVEAEDAPDAADPSFNDLQMKTGKTLPERLNDIVDEFVLRDLL encoded by the exons GTATAAGTAAAACGAACTTTAGTTCTTTCGGTCAGTATTATAACGACTACACAATCATGGACACAGTAAAAGTACGTGGACTTCTCGCAGATATCGCTAATGAACAAAACTATGAAGATTATTCCATCGAAATAACTCCTATATCTTCTGGTGGAGCAAATTATACCTCAGTGTTATTCACCGCTAAAATTTCAGCACCAAACAAACAAGATTTGGAACTCTTCGGCAAAGTTGCTTCAATCAATGCCCAGATGCGGGAAGAAACACCAATCTTGTTCTATGATATAGAACGCTTTGCGTATACGGAATTAgctaaaatatatgaaaacatTGAGCGAAAACATGGCATACCAAAAGAAGATAGATTGGTTTTATCTAAGTACTATGGGAGCAGTGCAGTGACTTATGAAGAGACCATCGTTTTTGAGAATTTAAGTGCCAAAGGGTTCACAGTTCACGACAGAATGAAATCGGTTGATTGGCAATATGCTTCTAAGGCTATAGAAGTGTTAGCGAAATTTCATGCTCTCTCTATGTGTTATGCAGAAGAATATCCAGAAAGTTTTAAGAagcatcaaaataaattttcgttAGACTCTATGTGCACTGCTTACTCTAAAGGTCTGGAAATGTTCTTACCATTTTCTACAGCGGTAGTGAAAGATGAGAACAAAGAAAGATACAAAAGGTTTTTTGACAATGTAGACTTGAAACAATTATTCCAGCCTGTCGGCAAACCAGTGTTTGTGCATGGTGATTACAGACCCAGCAATTTGATGCATAGAAATAATGAG GACAGTAGTCTTGACCTCATCCCAGTAGATCTGCAGACCTTACTGCCTGGTTCTGGAGTTTTGGACCTGTTCTACTTCATCTTCACGGCCACAGACGGAGCTTTCAGGAAACAGTACTACAACAATCTTATAGACCATTATTACGCCACGCTCAGTCGCATGCTGAGAGCATATGGTCTCAACCCTGATAAAGCCTATTCGAGGGAAGACTTCGACAACGAATTAAAAGAG CGAATCCACTTCGGCCTGGTGGCTACTGCGTTGACGTTGCCCCTGGTGACAGTGGAGGCGGAGGACGCACCAGATGCGGCGGACCCCAGCTTCAATGACCTCCAGATGAAGACTGGCAAGACCTTGCCGGAGAGACTTAACGACATTGTCGATGAGTTCGTCTTGAGGGATCTGTTATAG